A stretch of the Heterodontus francisci isolate sHetFra1 chromosome 10, sHetFra1.hap1, whole genome shotgun sequence genome encodes the following:
- the LOC137374152 gene encoding uncharacterized transmembrane protein DDB_G0289901-like, giving the protein MVVSSGGQQWSAVGGSAVGVSSGGQQWGVSSGGQQWGSAAWGQQWSQQWGGTAVGLGSGGQQWGSAVGGQQWGVSSGARQWGTAVVVSSGGQQWGVSSGGSAVGGQQWGSAVGVSSGGQQWWSAVGFSSLGGQQWSQQWGVSSGGQQWWSAVGGTAVGVSSLGGQQWSQQWGVSSGGQQRGSVASGQRWSLAVGFGSGVQQWSQQWGFSSGGSAVGFGSEVQLWGSAVESAVGVQQWGFSSTAQQWGLSSGGSAVVVSSGGQQWGISSGGSAVGGQQWGSAVGVSSGGQQWWSAVGGSAVGVSSGGQQWGSAAWGVSSGVSSGGSAVVVSSGGQQWAGQRWGSAAWGVSSGVSSGGSAVGVSSGVQ; this is encoded by the exons aTGGTGGTCAGCAGTGGTGGTCAGCAGTGGTCAGCAGTGGGGGGTTCAGCGGTGGGGGTCAGCAGTGGTGGTCAGCAgtggggggtcagcagtgggggtcagcagtggggttcagcagcttggggtcagcagtggagtcagcagtggggg GGGACAGCAGTGGGGCTCGgcagtgggggtcagcagtgggggtcagcagtggggggtcagcagtggggggtcagcagtggggCTCGGCAGTGGGGGACAGCAGTGGTGGTCAGCAGTGGTGGTCAGCAgtggggggtcagcagtggggggtcagcagtggggggtcagcagtggggctcggcagtgggggtcagcagtggTGGTCAGCAGTGGTggtcagcagtggggttcagcagctTGGGGGgtcagcagtggagtcagcagtgggggGTCAGCAGTGGTGGTCAGCAGTGGTGGTCAGCAGTGGGCGGGACAGCGGTGGGGGTCAGCAGCTTGGGGGgtcagcagtggagtcagcagtggggggtcagcagtgggggtcagcagCGGGGTTCAGTAGCTTCGGGTCAGCGGTGGAGTTTGGCAGTGGGGTTcggcagtggggttcagcagtggagtcagcagtgggggttcagcagtgggggttcggCAGTGGGGTTCGGCAGTGAGGTTCAGCTGTGGGGgtcagcagtggagtcagcagtgggggttcagcagtgggggttcagcagtacgGCTCAGCAGTGGGGgctcagcagtgggggttcagcagtggtgGTCAGCAGTGGTGGTCAGCAGTGGGGGATCAGCAgtggggggtcagcagtggggggtcagcagtggggctcggcagtgggggtcagcagtggTGGTCAGCAGTGGTGGTCAGCAGTGGGGGGTTCAGCGGTGGGGGTCAGCAGCGGTGGTCAACAGTGGGGTTCAGCAGCTTGGGGGgtcagcagtggagtcagcagtgggggGTCAGCAGTGGTGGTCAGCAGTGGTGGTCAGCAGTGGGCGGGACAGCGGTGGGGGTCAGCAGCTTGGGGGgtcagcagtggagtcagcagtggggggtcagcagtgggggtcagcagCGGGGTTCAGTAG